In Nocardioides sp. WS12, the DNA window CGCCGCGGCCGAGCTGCTCGATCTTCCCGTTGCCACGGTGCAGGTGCACCGTCACGTCGAGCCGGGAGACGGCCGAGCGGAACAGGCGCTGCGCGACGCGCGCCGAGAAGCCGGCGCTGGGGGCGGGGTTCAGGTCCGGCCACGCCTGGAGCAGGGGAGCGGTGGTCTGGGTCATCGGAGCACGCCTTCCTCGAAGGGATCGGTGGCGGGAGCAGTTGCAGGAGATTCGTAGACAGGCCGCGGATGGACGGGAACCCGGCGGGCCCAGAGCGCGATGCCGTGCACCCGGATCAGGGCCGCCCCCCGCAGGCCCGACAGCGGCAGCAGGGGCGCGGTGCCCGGTTCGCCGGTCAGGCCGGCGTCGAAACGGGACCCCGCCTCCGTGCGCAGGGTGATGCCGAGCCGGATCGCCCCGGTGACCGGGTCCGGCGGTGGCGCGAGGACGTCGTAGTAGCCGTCGGTCCCGTGGAACGGCGACACGTACATCGCCTTGTCGACCTGCCCGCGGCCCTCGGAGTCCGCGTCGAGCAGGTAGGCATGCCGGTCGCCGTACGTGTTGTGCACCTCGACGACGGTGGCTGCGGGCCGACCGTTTCCATGCTCATCGGCCCAGCACCAGTGGACCGAGATCGGATTGAAACAGTGTCCGAACGCACGGGGCTGACTTGCCATCAGCACGCGGCCGGCCCGCAGGTCGAGGTTGTGTCGGGCGAGGAACCGGTCCAGTCCCTCACGCACCGACACCGTGTCGCCGTCGAAGTGGTCACGACCCAGGAAGCGGCCGTGGGCACCCTCCACCCGGCCTCGTTCCGAGGTCTGGTCGAGGTCGACGACGTACAGGTGGGACTTCAACTGGAAGCTGTTCTTCAGCGGCTCCCGGCGCTTGTGGACCAGGACGGTGTCGTACGACGTCGCGGGCTTGGGTTCGAGGCTCGTCGCTGACGCTCCTCGCACCTCAACCAGCGGTGCGTCGCCGGTGGTTGAGGTGCGAGCGCCAGCGAGCCTCGAAACCTCCGGCCATTCGATCCCCAACCGCTCCACGGCCTTCAACCCCGACCGCGCACCGTCCTCGTGGAATCCCCACCCGTGGTACGCCCCGGCGAAGACCAGGCGGTCCGAGTTGATCTCGGGAAGCCGGGACCGGGCGGCGACGGAGGGCGGTGTGTAGAGCGGGTGTTCGTATTCGCGGCGCACCAGCACGGTCGCCGGGTCCACGATGTCCTCGCCTCCCAGGGTGACGAGGTAGTGGGTCTGCGTGGCGAGACGCTGCAACCGGGTCAGGTCGTAGGTCACCTGCACCTGGTCGTGTGCGGTCGTCGGGCGGCGGAAGTTCCACGACGCCCAGGCGTCGCGAGCGGCGGGCATCACGCGGGTGTCGGTGTGCAACAGCGCCGTGTTGTAGACGTAGGGCAGCGCGTCGAGGAGTTCGCGCTGCAACGGCGTGGGGGCGTCCAGCATCGTCAGTGCCTGGTGCGGGTGCGTGGCGAGGACGACGGCGTCGTACTCCTCACGACCGGCGCTGGTGGTGGTCACCTCGACGGCGTGCGGCGTCTCCCGGACAGCCACCACGGGCGAGCCGGTGCGGATGTCTCCGCCGGCTGCGCGGACGGCGGCGGCCAACCTGTCGACGTACGTCCGTGAACCTCCGGTGACGGTGCGCCAGGTGGGAGACCCGAATACCTGCAACATGCCGTGGTGCTGGAGGAACGCGAACAGGTACGCCGCCGGGTAGTCCCGAGCGGTGTCGGGGTCGCACGACCACACGGCCGCCACGACGGGCTCCATGAAGTGGCGACGGAAGTACGGCGAGAACCGGCCCTGGTCGAGGAACTCGGCCAGCGTCGTCAGGTCCTCGGTCGGCCGCGACGGGTCGTTCTGGCGGGCGAGCAGCTTCCGGGCCTGCCGGTGGAAGCGCGGGATCTCCCCGAGCATCTTGAGGTAGCGGGGGTGCTTGTGGTTGCCGGCGCCGGCCGGGAACAGGCCGCTGCGTCCGAGGGCGCCCGCCCATTCCAGGCCCGTCCCCTCGTCGGTGATCGACATCGACATCTCGGACGCCTGGGTCGGCACGCCGAGCTCGTCGAAGATCCGGATCAGCACCGGATAGGTACGACGGTTGTGGACGATGAAGCCGGTGTCGATCGAGAGTTCGCGGCCGGTGGGGTCGGTCACCCGGTGTGTGTCGGCGTGGCCGCCGAGGCGGCTGTCGGCCTCCAGCAGGGTCACGTGGACGTCCGGGGAGCGCGAGGCGACGTAGGCAGCGGTGAGTCCGGCAACGCCGGAACCCACCACGGCGAGTCGCCGTGGCCGTTCCTGGTTCATCACGAATCCAGTGCGAAGACTGCGATGGGTTCGCTGGTCGGGCGTTCGGAGCCGCCGTCGGGCTCCACGGTGATCCCGACTCCGATGGCATCCGAGGGGTCGCCGTCGAGCAGCACGGTGGCGTCACGGAGGTCCGGCATGATCCCGGCGGGCTCCATCACACCGGCGGGGGTCTGCAGCCACAGCTGGTAGTCCTTGCCGGCGGGGGCGGCGCGCATGTCTTCGGTCTGGATCACGGCCCCGTGCAGCGAGCGGGACACGACGACCGTGGCCTCGGCTCCGTCGGGGAAGCGCTTCTCGATGCTCTTGGCATCAGCAGCGGCCAGGACCTGTTCGGCAGTGAGGACGAGGGTCTCCGGTTCCTCGTCCGAGCGGAGCCACAGGCCCCCCACACCGGCGATGAGGACGGCGGCCGCGGCAACGAGCAGCGGGATCCGGGCGCCGAGACGGCGGCGGCTGTCGAGCTGGACCACCGGTGCGGACGGTGCCGCCACCTCGACGGGAGCCTCGACGGGAGCCTCGACGGGACGGTCGGCAGGCAGCGGGGGGAGCGGGCGGATGTTCGCGATGTCGCCGAGGAGGCGGTCGCGCAGCGAGGCAGGGGGAGCGACGTCGTCGGTACCGAGGACCGCGGCCGCTTCACGGAGGCTGTCGACCTCGTCGCGGCAGTCCGCGCACTGGCGGAGGTGGGCTTCGAAGCGGGCACGCTCGTCGGGCTCGAGGGCGTCGACGGCATAGGCGCCGGAAAGTGCGTGCACGTCGTCTCCTCCGCTCGTGGGCTGGTTGTCGGTCATCGTCCTACTCCGATGGTGTCGCGGAGCCTGATGAGGCCGTCGCGGATCCTGGTTTTTGCGGTCCCGACCGGTAGGTCGAGCAGAGCGGCCACTTCGGTGTGGGTGTAGCCGCCGAAGTAGGCCAGTTCGATTGCTTCGCGCTGGACTTCGGTCAGGTGCGCCAGGGCCGCCCGTACCCGGTGTGCCTCGAAGGAGGCATGGGCGGCTTCGGCCGTGGTGTCGTGATCCGGCGTGTGGTTGCGCTGTTCGTACTTCTCGTCCCGCCGGCTGGCAGCTTCGGCGCTGCGGACCCGGTCGACCGCCTTGCGGTGGGCGATGGTCATCAACCAGGCCAGGGCACTGCCGCGCTCTGCGTCGTACCGACTGGACTGGCGCCAGACCTCGAGGAACACCTCCTGGGTGACCTCTTCGGACTGAGCTCGGTCCCGCACCACCCGCAGCACGAGTCCGTGGACTCGTGCTGCGGTGGCGTCGTAAACCGCTGCGAACGCTTCGGTGTCGCCTCGCGATGCCCGTTTGAGCAGCGCGCTGAGATCGGCGGTGCTGGAGTCAGCGCCGACCGGCGCCCCCGCGAGGGGGACGCCGTTCGGGTTGTCCTGGACCGGATCCATGAGGTGATCCTTGCGCTATCAGGAGGTGGTTGACGAGGGAATGAGCAACTGAGTCAGAGTCACTTGACTCCGGTCAGCACCTTGTCGATGACGTAGACCGTGGCGTTGGCCGTGGGGACGTTGCCGCAGATGACGTTGGCGGTCACGGTGCCGTCGGTGACGGTCATGCCCGACTCGGCGTTGCCCTCGATGGTGAGCTTGTCGCCCGCGAGGGTCTCCTGGCTGCCAGCGATGGAGTCCTTGTCCTCGTTCGCGCCGATCACGTGGTGCGCGAGGATCTTGTAGAGGGTGCTGTCCTGGCCCTTCTCCTGACCCTCCATGACCAGACCGTTGAGGTCGGCCTCGGGGATCTCGGCGAAGGCACCGTCGAACGGCGCGAACACGGTCAGGGCCTCGGCACCGTTGAGGGTGTCGGCGAGACCGTCGACCGCGCCGACGGCGGCGACGAGCGTCTTGAGGAGCGGGTTGTTGCTCGCGGCGGTGGCGACCGGGTCCTTGACCATGCCGTCGAACGAACCGGCACCCGAGGTGGGGACGTTCGCGCAACCGTCACCGAAGGTCTGGGCGCCGGCGCCAGCCTTGGCACCGTCGGCACCGTCCGGGGTCTTGCTGGTGTTGTCGGTGCTGTCCGAGCCACTGGGCTCGTCCTCGCCGCACGCGGCCAGGCTGAAGGACAGGGCGAGGGCCGCGGTGGCGATCCCGGCGTTGCGGCGGAGGTTCTGGAGCTTCATGGTGGTGCCTTCCCTTGGTGTGTCTGTCTGGGTTGGTGCTGCTGGTGATTCGGAGGTGCTGCCGATCCGGATTGGCCGGATCGGAAGTTTTTTCAGCCGACGTTGACGATGAGCTCGTGCAGCCCGCTGGCACCGTTCGGGAACGGTTCGGCGCGCACGGCCACCTGGGCCTCGCCGTTGCCGGACATCGCCCGTACGGCGAGTCGGTGGGAGCCCTTCTTCGCGTCCCAGGGGTAGAACCACTGGCGCCAGTAGTTCTCGCCACCATCCGGGCCGAGGGTCGCGTCGACCCAGGCCCCACCGTCGATCCGGACTTGGACGCCGGAGATGCCGTCGCGTTCCTGGGCCCACGCCACGCCGCCGATGACGACGTCGCCCGGGTCGAGGTTCGACAGGGCCTTCGGGGTGTCGATGCGCGCGGAGATCTTGATGGGAGCGTCCGTCGCCCAGTCCCGATCGGTCCAGTAGGCCTTCTGGTCGTCGTACGTCGTCAGGGTGAGCTTGGTGAGCCACTTGGTGGCGCTGATGAAGCCGTAGAGGCCGGGGATCAACATCCGGACCGGGAAGCCGTGCTCGCGCTCGAGCGGCTTGCCGTTCATCCCCACGACGATCATTGCGTCGCGGCCGTCGGTCGCCAGGTCGAGCGGCGTGCTGATCTTCATGCCGTCGAAGTCGGTGGACAGGATCTGGTCGGCCTTGTTGCCGACGCCGGCCAGGTCGAGGATGTCCTTGAGCGGGACGCCGAGCCAGCGGGCGCTGCCGATGTAGGGCCCGCCGACGCTGTTGGAGACGCAGGTCAGGGTGATGTTGCGTTCGATCATCGGCATCGCGAGCAGTTCGTCGAAGGTGATCGTGAGCTTCTTGTCGACGTCGCCGTCGACGGTCAGGGTCCAGTCGTCGGCGCTCACGATGGGGGTGTCCAGACGGGTGTCGACGCGGTAGAAGTCCTTGATCGGCGTCTCGAACGGCGTGATCCCGGGGACCTGGTCGTCGAGGCCGCGCGGCAGCGGCGGCGCGGGGCTCGCAGCCGTCGGGAGGTCGACGTCCTCGGGGCGCAGGCGCAACTTGTTGATCACGCGGCCGGCCACGCCACCGACAGCGGCGATCGCGGTCAGGGCACCGATGCTGATCAGGACCCCGCGACGCCCGGTGGAGCTCTCGCCCGTGGCGTCAGGGGCGGTGACCTCGTGTTGCTTGCGGGCCAGGAACGCGAGGGCCAGCGGACCGGTGACGGCGGCGACGATGCTCGGGAGCAGGTCGAGCACCCGGGCCTCGGGACGACTCAGGACGGCAACGGCAGCAATGCCGACGAGTACGACGAGCAGGCTGGCCCCCCAGGCCAGCCTGCGTCGTGCGAGCACTCCCGCGATGGCCGCGAGGACCAGGACGCCCCCGAGGACC includes these proteins:
- a CDS encoding FAD-dependent oxidoreductase: MNQERPRRLAVVGSGVAGLTAAYVASRSPDVHVTLLEADSRLGGHADTHRVTDPTGRELSIDTGFIVHNRRTYPVLIRIFDELGVPTQASEMSMSITDEGTGLEWAGALGRSGLFPAGAGNHKHPRYLKMLGEIPRFHRQARKLLARQNDPSRPTEDLTTLAEFLDQGRFSPYFRRHFMEPVVAAVWSCDPDTARDYPAAYLFAFLQHHGMLQVFGSPTWRTVTGGSRTYVDRLAAAVRAAGGDIRTGSPVVAVRETPHAVEVTTTSAGREEYDAVVLATHPHQALTMLDAPTPLQRELLDALPYVYNTALLHTDTRVMPAARDAWASWNFRRPTTAHDQVQVTYDLTRLQRLATQTHYLVTLGGEDIVDPATVLVRREYEHPLYTPPSVAARSRLPEINSDRLVFAGAYHGWGFHEDGARSGLKAVERLGIEWPEVSRLAGARTSTTGDAPLVEVRGASATSLEPKPATSYDTVLVHKRREPLKNSFQLKSHLYVVDLDQTSERGRVEGAHGRFLGRDHFDGDTVSVREGLDRFLARHNLDLRAGRVLMASQPRAFGHCFNPISVHWCWADEHGNGRPAATVVEVHNTYGDRHAYLLDADSEGRGQVDKAMYVSPFHGTDGYYDVLAPPPDPVTGAIRLGITLRTEAGSRFDAGLTGEPGTAPLLPLSGLRGAALIRVHGIALWARRVPVHPRPVYESPATAPATDPFEEGVLR
- a CDS encoding anti-sigma factor, whose product is MTDNQPTSGGDDVHALSGAYAVDALEPDERARFEAHLRQCADCRDEVDSLREAAAVLGTDDVAPPASLRDRLLGDIANIRPLPPLPADRPVEAPVEAPVEVAAPSAPVVQLDSRRRLGARIPLLVAAAAVLIAGVGGLWLRSDEEPETLVLTAEQVLAAADAKSIEKRFPDGAEATVVVSRSLHGAVIQTEDMRAAPAGKDYQLWLQTPAGVMEPAGIMPDLRDATVLLDGDPSDAIGVGITVEPDGGSERPTSEPIAVFALDS
- the sigK gene encoding ECF RNA polymerase sigma factor SigK, which gives rise to MDPVQDNPNGVPLAGAPVGADSSTADLSALLKRASRGDTEAFAAVYDATAARVHGLVLRVVRDRAQSEEVTQEVFLEVWRQSSRYDAERGSALAWLMTIAHRKAVDRVRSAEAASRRDEKYEQRNHTPDHDTTAEAAHASFEAHRVRAALAHLTEVQREAIELAYFGGYTHTEVAALLDLPVGTAKTRIRDGLIRLRDTIGVGR
- a CDS encoding fasciclin domain-containing protein, whose amino-acid sequence is MKLQNLRRNAGIATAALALSFSLAACGEDEPSGSDSTDNTSKTPDGADGAKAGAGAQTFGDGCANVPTSGAGSFDGMVKDPVATAASNNPLLKTLVAAVGAVDGLADTLNGAEALTVFAPFDGAFAEIPEADLNGLVMEGQEKGQDSTLYKILAHHVIGANEDKDSIAGSQETLAGDKLTIEGNAESGMTVTDGTVTANVICGNVPTANATVYVIDKVLTGVK
- a CDS encoding molybdopterin-dependent oxidoreductase, with the translated sequence MKLRLLWAWYGVLATLVGIGLAHAVASLTDPASSPVLAVGSAVIDLTPTPMKEWAIRNFGSADKVILVGSVLGGVLVLAAIAGVLARRRLAWGASLLVVLVGIAAVAVLSRPEARVLDLLPSIVAAVTGPLALAFLARKQHEVTAPDATGESSTGRRGVLISIGALTAIAAVGGVAGRVINKLRLRPEDVDLPTAASPAPPLPRGLDDQVPGITPFETPIKDFYRVDTRLDTPIVSADDWTLTVDGDVDKKLTITFDELLAMPMIERNITLTCVSNSVGGPYIGSARWLGVPLKDILDLAGVGNKADQILSTDFDGMKISTPLDLATDGRDAMIVVGMNGKPLEREHGFPVRMLIPGLYGFISATKWLTKLTLTTYDDQKAYWTDRDWATDAPIKISARIDTPKALSNLDPGDVVIGGVAWAQERDGISGVQVRIDGGAWVDATLGPDGGENYWRQWFYPWDAKKGSHRLAVRAMSGNGEAQVAVRAEPFPNGASGLHELIVNVG